One Falco rusticolus isolate bFalRus1 unplaced genomic scaffold, bFalRus1.pri scaffold_177_arrow_ctg1, whole genome shotgun sequence DNA window includes the following coding sequences:
- the EXOSC5 gene encoding exosome complex component RRP46 has translation MAGEKEKVVAAAGGCCLRPFSCEQGLLSRPDGSAAFLQGDTSVLAGLYGPAEVKGSKELPDRAVLEVLLRPKVGLPGVIERSREQLLRQTCEAVVLGVLHPRTAITLVLQVLSDAGSLLSCCINAACMGLLDAGLPLSSLFCGVTCALDPNGAIILDPTTRQEQEARAILTFAIDSTERKVLMTTTKGSCSVEEMQQCLAAAQRAADTIFQFYRDSIRRRYSKS, from the exons ATGGcgggggagaaggagaaggtggTGGCGGCGGCTGGCGGGTGTTGCCTGCGGCCTTTTTCCTGCGAGCAGGGGCTGCTGTCGCGGCCTGACGGCTCGGCCGCCTTCCTCCAGG GCGACACTTCGGTGCTGGCCGGGCTCTACGGCCCCGCGGAGGTGAAGGGCAGCAAGGAGCTCCCGGacagggcagtgctggaggtgctgctgcGCCCCAAGGTGGGGCTGCCAG GTGTGATCGAGCGCAGCCGGGAGCAGCTCCTCCGGCAAACCTGCGAGgctgtggttttgggggtgCTGCACCCCCGCACTGCCATCACCCTGGTCCTGCAGGTGCTCAGCGATGCCGGCTCC ctgctctcctgctgcataAACGCTGCCTGCATGGGGCTTCTGGACGCGGGGCtgcccctctcctctctcttctgcGGTGTCACCTGTGCCCTTGATCCCAATGGTGCCATCATCCTCGACCCCACAACCCGGCAGGAGCAG GAGGCACGCGCCATCCTCACCTTTGCCATCGACAGCACAGAGAGGAAGGTGCTGATGACCACCACCAAAGGCAGCTGCTCCGTGGAGGAG ATGCAGCAGTGCCTCGCAGCAGCCCAGCGCGCTGCCGACACCATCTTCCA